The nucleotide window CTTTGACCATCCGGTAAATAATTTTATCTTTACCGACTAAATGCGTTTGTCCCACGATTTCATCAAGTGCTTTTGGGCGCATCCGGTAAGCTAAAGGTTGAATTGCCATATAACCGCTCCTTCTTATTTGCTTATTTTCTATTATAACATAAGAACACCTGTGCGTTCACCTACTTGTTTCCTTTGCCTTCTTCCTGTAATTCCGATATAATAGATGCGGTATAAGCGGTTTCGAAATTACTGGAGGTTAAATAAAAATGAAAATCACAACAAAAGGTCGTTATGGCCTAACAATAACATTAGAATTAGCGAAAAGAATTGGCGATGGCCCTATCTCTCTTCGCAGTATCGCTCAAGATAAAAATTTATCCGAACATTATTTAGAGCAATTAATCGGACCACTTCGTAATGCAGGGATTGTAAAAAGTATCCGCGGGGCGCACGGTGGCTATGTTTTAAATGGTGATCCTGAAAAAATTACGGCCGGCGATATTATTCGTACGCTAGAAGGCCCTATCGTACTTGTCGAGAGTATGGAAGATGAGGAAGCGGCTCAGCGCGAACTATGGACTCGAATGCGTAATGCAGTTCGTGACGTGTTAGATCAAACAACACTAGCAGACTTGCTAAAACATTCCACAGACTCCGAACTATCGGATGGTTACATGTTTTATATTTAACGCAAAAGCCTATTGTTAACAATAGGCTTTTTATCTGCCATTGAAACGGAAATAACAGCTTTTACTTATCTGATTATTCTGAAATAAATATGAAAACCAATCAATTGAAACCGCTATATGTTAGATAATCTAACCAAATTTATTGAATTGATAAAATATTCTTGCCTTTATTTGAATTTAGTGTATTATGAACGCATAAATAAAATAATTCATGTTAGTTTATCTAACAAAAAGGAGAGTTGAGTATGGAATCAGTATTTATGTTCTTTTGTACTTTATTGGTTTGGTTAATGACACCGGGGATTGCATTATTTTATGGCGGTATGGTTCGACGCAAAAATGTGTTAAGTACCGCAATGTATAGTTTTAGCTCTATGGCAATTATTTCTATTCTTTGGGTGATCGTTGGATATTCGTTAGCTTTTGCACCAGGAAACGGCTTTATTGGTAGTTTCGACTGGACGTTCCTTCATAATGTCGGATTTGCCGCAAACGATACTTACTCAGATGCTATTCCACACGTTCTATTTATGATGTTCCAAATGACTTTTGCGATTTTAACTGTAGCTATCATTTCAGGGGCATTTGCAGAACGCATGAATTTCTCCGCTTACTTGATTTTCATTATTTTATGGTCATTGCTTGTTTACTCCCCTGTTGCTCACTGGGTTTGGGGCGACGGCGGTTGGTTACGTAACCTTGGAGCGCTTGATTTTGCCGGTGGGAATGTAGTTCATATTAGTTCGGGTGTAACCGGGTTAGTACTAGCCATTATGATTGGCCGCAGAAAAGAAGCGGACTCTGCTTCGCCGCATAACCTACCTCTCGCGCTGATTGGCGGTATTCTCGTTTGGTTCGGT belongs to Listeria swaminathanii and includes:
- the cymR gene encoding cysteine metabolism transcriptional regulator CymR, whose product is MKITTKGRYGLTITLELAKRIGDGPISLRSIAQDKNLSEHYLEQLIGPLRNAGIVKSIRGAHGGYVLNGDPEKITAGDIIRTLEGPIVLVESMEDEEAAQRELWTRMRNAVRDVLDQTTLADLLKHSTDSELSDGYMFYI
- a CDS encoding ammonium transporter, which translates into the protein MESVFMFFCTLLVWLMTPGIALFYGGMVRRKNVLSTAMYSFSSMAIISILWVIVGYSLAFAPGNGFIGSFDWTFLHNVGFAANDTYSDAIPHVLFMMFQMTFAILTVAIISGAFAERMNFSAYLIFIILWSLLVYSPVAHWVWGDGGWLRNLGALDFAGGNVVHISSGVTGLVLAIMIGRRKEADSASPHNLPLALIGGILVWFGWYGFNVGSALTIDNVAMTAFVNTNTAAAAGIIGWGLVEWLTNKKPTMLGTISGAIAGLVSITPAAGFVTVPSSLIIGFLGGALCFWAVFWLKGKVKYDDALDAFGLHGIGGIWGGIATGLFATTKVNEAGADGLFYGNASLVVKQLIAIGSTVAYVAIVTALIVVIIKLFLPIRVNEEQEFKGLDLTLHGEKAYQE